The bacterium genome has a window encoding:
- a CDS encoding S8 family serine peptidase: MTVQLDRNQQEVVDFLTGCGAAPANELPGYLEVFVPPELLAPLAAQAGVARVREAPEPMKQRGRYVSQGVARHLASFWHADGFTGKGVKVGVLDTPKHHDTRDGFTGLRQMMGTDIPATVVGRCYTGVGKPTNDLANCDGNKFGDSHGTSVAETLMDMAPDADLYISNPSTYADTHSAVEWMKDQGVQVIAYSIGWSFHGDADGTSPINPSPLNTVKWASDNGIVWVNAAGNGAMTSWYGQFADSDNDDLHEWAGQGSSIDETNTFTVPASSRLVAFIRWDDTWGGAAKDLDLDLLYRPDSSSSWTPVAASADTQDGGSNDYPVELVLLKAAKAGQYAVVVEKKTGSAVPSWLQLRVWNRYLTRIEHSVSRSSISSPADSASPGVMAIGATRWHIRQHVQSYSARGPTPDGRTKPDIIAVDCAASSTGGFCGTSQAAPHAAGLAALVIQRNPGFTPAQTTEYLRSNAADRGDRGPDNVWGHGYAKVPIQNAQAGDPPSCITDIVGDGTLAGEWTDSCTSDLRLYRYSRYYNFSLDSESDVVIDLRSVVDNYLVLRRGAGKESGTYIHADDDNGPGLNARISETLSSGDYTIEATTYSSRQTGPFELTLTGLPAPSTAKLSGTVVSVTAGTDIVEGGSARFTIQADPLPSAPLTVSFDVSQQGYFAKGRSIGPMSVSIPTSGSVQHTVATVDDSHGEADGAVTVALRSSDGYAISTSQNVASVAVADNEPVVSITAGPGVTEGADATFTVTVEPAPASELSVPLTVSQVRDYADKADLGDQTVRVPTSGTAHYTVGTLDDAVDESDASITAAIVTQPGYRVSQTVPSASVVVSDNDPGDASSCINSIDVPASVSDSWAAGCTSQAQSTGHAEFFGFTLDSATHVTIDLASDDGWDPWLYLREGHRSRNGRIIEDNDDSPVPLGSPMDSRINRILPAGDYTIEAWGPRAGGLSLNVAVSSPENAPEPRVGVTAGPGVTEGDDAVFTVSVSPLPPTPPEVVFRVTQAGHFAPEHSTGVKRITLPASGSVQYAVPTVDDDEDEDSALLTLTLVAGQGYALDNARAEASLVVSDDDSASSDPVVSVTAGAGVTEGGSASFTVTASPAPASPLAVSVTVAQTGDYAAAGATGSKTVTVPTSGSAQFTVATVNDSADEADGSVTVTVGAGSGYTISPTQGSASVAVADDDDPPQKQAKACKTTDTALLARVAAKTADPWGGARPDLVETFTRSHNTMLGTDDYTVADLKARPDRQQSNWQGAGPNELWQKIYAELDRLQACRAAPAKTDTPPPPPPPPPPPPPPPPPPPPPPPPPPPPPPPPPPVVVPEVSVTAGNAITETGTASFTVTAAPAPSSALSVTVTAAQSGDFGVTTGSRTVVVPTTGSAQLSISTTGDNVDEPDGSVSVTVSTGSGYTVSGTQGTAVVQVADDDATSVVLAAAAGGSVAEDGGTREITVTLGRVLAAGETVTAPLVVSGATAGDHYGLALKQGQGLNGHVTLLTAGPHSAQNPAVAFSAGAQKATLVLTAAPNDDTDERTVRIAFATGQRAPTSRGLSGGVAASGGPVNTSIANDDPPQPPPPPPPVGANLSVRDVEVSESGRYVRFMVYLSETPDQTVTVRVATRDGTARNGADYRGIPAGSRTLRFAAGGRLLYRYIYIPILDDSAAEGDETFQAFLTDNNGAPISRGTATITIKDND, translated from the coding sequence GTGACGGTTCAGCTGGACCGCAACCAGCAAGAGGTGGTGGATTTCCTCACCGGCTGCGGAGCGGCGCCGGCGAATGAGCTTCCCGGCTATCTGGAGGTGTTCGTGCCGCCTGAGCTGTTGGCGCCGCTGGCTGCTCAGGCCGGAGTCGCCCGTGTCCGCGAAGCACCCGAGCCGATGAAACAACGCGGTCGCTATGTCAGTCAGGGGGTGGCGAGGCACTTGGCCAGCTTCTGGCACGCCGACGGATTCACAGGCAAGGGTGTCAAAGTCGGCGTGCTGGACACGCCGAAACACCACGACACGCGCGACGGGTTCACCGGGTTGCGCCAGATGATGGGCACGGACATTCCCGCGACGGTGGTCGGGCGCTGCTATACCGGCGTGGGCAAGCCGACGAACGATCTGGCCAATTGCGACGGCAACAAGTTCGGCGACAGCCACGGCACCTCGGTCGCCGAGACGCTGATGGACATGGCGCCCGACGCAGACCTGTACATCTCGAACCCGAGCACGTACGCCGACACCCACAGTGCCGTCGAGTGGATGAAGGACCAGGGCGTGCAGGTGATCGCATACTCGATCGGCTGGTCGTTCCACGGCGATGCCGACGGCACCTCTCCCATCAACCCGAGTCCGTTGAACACCGTGAAGTGGGCCTCCGACAACGGAATCGTGTGGGTCAACGCAGCCGGAAACGGCGCTATGACCTCTTGGTACGGCCAGTTCGCAGACAGCGACAACGACGATCTCCATGAATGGGCGGGGCAGGGCTCGAGCATCGACGAGACGAACACGTTCACCGTGCCCGCCTCGAGCCGTCTCGTTGCGTTCATCCGCTGGGACGACACCTGGGGAGGGGCGGCCAAGGACCTGGACTTGGACTTGCTGTATCGCCCCGACAGCTCATCCTCCTGGACCCCGGTGGCCGCAAGCGCCGACACGCAGGACGGCGGATCGAACGATTATCCCGTTGAGCTGGTGCTGCTCAAAGCGGCCAAAGCCGGGCAGTACGCCGTGGTCGTCGAGAAGAAGACCGGCAGCGCGGTGCCGTCGTGGCTACAGCTTCGGGTCTGGAACCGGTATCTGACCCGGATCGAGCACTCCGTCTCGCGTTCCTCGATCTCCTCTCCCGCCGACAGCGCGAGCCCGGGTGTGATGGCCATCGGCGCGACGCGGTGGCACATCAGGCAGCATGTGCAGTCTTACAGCGCCCGCGGCCCCACCCCGGACGGGCGCACCAAGCCAGACATCATCGCGGTCGACTGCGCCGCTTCGAGCACAGGAGGCTTTTGCGGCACTTCACAGGCGGCGCCGCACGCAGCGGGTCTGGCAGCTCTGGTCATCCAGCGAAACCCTGGATTCACCCCGGCTCAGACGACCGAATATTTGAGGTCCAACGCCGCGGACCGCGGCGACAGAGGTCCGGACAACGTCTGGGGGCATGGTTACGCCAAGGTGCCGATCCAGAATGCTCAGGCTGGTGATCCGCCGTCCTGCATCACAGACATCGTCGGAGACGGGACCTTGGCCGGGGAGTGGACCGACAGTTGCACCTCCGACTTGCGCCTCTACAGATACAGCCGTTACTACAACTTCAGTTTGGACTCCGAGAGCGACGTAGTGATCGATTTGAGGTCCGTCGTCGACAACTATCTCGTTCTGCGACGCGGAGCGGGGAAGGAGTCCGGCACCTACATCCACGCCGACGATGACAACGGGCCGGGACTCAACGCGCGTATCAGTGAGACCCTGTCATCCGGCGACTACACGATCGAGGCGACGACTTATTCTTCACGCCAGACGGGCCCGTTCGAGTTGACGCTGACGGGCCTGCCGGCACCGTCGACTGCAAAGCTGTCGGGAACGGTGGTCAGCGTCACCGCCGGCACCGACATCGTCGAGGGCGGGAGCGCGAGGTTCACGATCCAGGCCGATCCGCTGCCGTCGGCACCGTTGACCGTCTCGTTCGATGTGTCTCAACAGGGCTATTTCGCCAAGGGCCGCTCAATCGGTCCGATGAGTGTGAGCATTCCGACGAGCGGGTCAGTGCAGCACACGGTCGCCACTGTCGACGACAGTCACGGTGAGGCCGACGGTGCTGTGACCGTCGCTTTGCGCTCAAGCGACGGCTACGCCATCTCCACCTCCCAAAATGTCGCCTCGGTGGCTGTGGCGGACAACGAACCGGTCGTGTCGATCACCGCGGGACCGGGTGTGACCGAGGGCGCCGACGCGACGTTCACCGTCACCGTCGAACCGGCGCCCGCATCGGAGTTGTCGGTCCCGCTGACCGTGTCGCAGGTGCGCGACTATGCCGACAAGGCCGATCTCGGCGATCAGACTGTGCGCGTCCCGACCAGCGGCACGGCCCATTACACCGTCGGCACCCTCGACGACGCCGTCGACGAGTCAGACGCTTCAATCACCGCGGCCATAGTGACCCAGCCGGGCTACAGGGTCTCCCAGACGGTGCCGTCCGCATCGGTGGTGGTGTCGGACAACGACCCGGGCGACGCGAGTTCTTGCATCAACAGCATCGACGTGCCGGCGAGCGTCAGCGATTCCTGGGCGGCCGGGTGTACCTCGCAAGCCCAGTCGACGGGGCATGCCGAGTTCTTCGGCTTCACTTTGGACAGCGCTACCCATGTCACCATTGACTTGGCCAGCGATGACGGTTGGGATCCCTGGCTGTATCTGCGGGAGGGGCACAGATCGCGCAACGGCCGGATTATCGAGGACAACGACGATTCCCCTGTCCCCCTGGGGAGTCCGATGGACTCCAGGATCAACAGAATCCTGCCTGCCGGCGACTACACGATCGAGGCGTGGGGGCCCAGGGCTGGGGGCCTGTCGTTGAATGTGGCCGTCTCGTCGCCGGAGAACGCGCCGGAGCCCCGGGTCGGCGTGACCGCAGGGCCGGGTGTAACCGAGGGAGACGACGCGGTATTCACCGTCAGCGTCAGCCCTCTGCCCCCGACACCGCCGGAGGTAGTGTTCAGGGTCACCCAGGCCGGCCATTTCGCTCCCGAGCACTCGACAGGGGTGAAGAGGATCACCTTGCCCGCAAGCGGCTCCGTGCAGTACGCCGTGCCCACCGTCGACGACGATGAGGACGAGGACAGCGCGTTGCTCACGCTGACTCTCGTGGCCGGCCAGGGATACGCACTTGACAACGCGCGTGCCGAGGCGTCGTTGGTCGTGTCCGACGACGACTCGGCGTCGTCTGACCCTGTCGTGAGCGTGACCGCGGGTGCCGGGGTGACTGAAGGCGGTTCGGCGTCGTTCACTGTGACGGCTAGTCCCGCGCCTGCTTCGCCTCTGGCGGTGTCGGTGACTGTCGCCCAGACGGGTGACTATGCCGCTGCTGGGGCTACCGGATCCAAGACGGTGACGGTGCCGACATCGGGTTCGGCGCAGTTCACTGTGGCCACGGTGAACGACAGCGCCGATGAGGCTGACGGGTCGGTGACCGTCACCGTCGGCGCGGGCAGCGGCTACACGATCTCCCCCACTCAGGGCAGCGCGTCGGTGGCGGTGGCCGATGACGACGATCCGCCGCAGAAGCAGGCGAAGGCGTGCAAGACCACCGATACGGCGTTGTTGGCGCGTGTGGCGGCCAAGACAGCCGATCCGTGGGGCGGAGCGCGTCCTGACCTGGTGGAGACGTTCACCCGTTCGCACAACACAATGCTTGGCACCGATGATTACACGGTGGCCGATTTGAAGGCGCGTCCGGATCGTCAGCAGTCGAACTGGCAGGGCGCGGGCCCGAACGAGTTGTGGCAGAAGATCTACGCCGAGTTGGACCGTCTCCAAGCCTGCCGTGCCGCACCCGCGAAAACAGACACGCCGCCCCCTCCGCCCCCTCCGCCCCCTCCTCCTCCTCCGCCGCCGCCGCCACCGCCGCCACCGCCGCCACCTCCGCCCCCTCCGCCCCCTCCGCCGCCGCCTGTGGTGGTGCCGGAGGTGAGCGTCACCGCAGGCAACGCGATCACTGAGACCGGCACGGCGAGTTTCACGGTCACAGCTGCCCCGGCTCCGTCTTCGGCGTTGAGCGTGACAGTCACGGCCGCCCAGTCCGGCGACTTCGGCGTGACAACGGGTTCGAGGACGGTGGTTGTGCCCACCACTGGTTCGGCGCAGTTGTCGATATCCACAACGGGCGACAACGTCGATGAGCCTGACGGGTCGGTGTCGGTGACAGTCAGCACCGGCAGCGGTTACACAGTGTCGGGCACACAGGGCACCGCTGTGGTTCAAGTTGCCGACGATGACGCTACTTCTGTGGTGCTGGCAGCAGCCGCGGGCGGCTCTGTAGCGGAGGACGGCGGCACACGCGAGATAACCGTGACTTTGGGGCGGGTGCTGGCTGCGGGCGAGACCGTGACCGCGCCGTTGGTCGTGTCGGGCGCCACAGCGGGCGATCATTACGGGCTTGCGCTCAAGCAGGGCCAGGGTCTCAACGGCCATGTCACGCTGCTCACTGCTGGTCCGCACAGCGCTCAGAACCCTGCTGTGGCGTTCAGCGCGGGAGCGCAGAAGGCGACGCTGGTCCTCACCGCGGCGCCCAACGACGACACCGACGAGCGCACCGTGCGGATCGCGTTCGCCACAGGCCAGCGAGCCCCCACAAGCCGGGGCCTGTCGGGCGGCGTCGCCGCTTCGGGCGGGCCGGTGAACACCTCGATCGCAAACGACGACCCGCCCCAGCCCCCGCCGCCGCCTCCTCCTGTGGGGGCGAACCTGTCGGTGCGCGACGTGGAGGTGAGCGAGAGCGGCCGCTATGTGCGGTTCATGGTGTATCTCAGCGAGACCCCCGACCAGACCGTCACCGTGCGGGTGGCCACACGCGACGGCACCGCCCGCAACGGCGCCGACTACCGGGGCATTCCCGCGGGCAGCCGCACGCTGAGGTTCGCCGCGGGCGGCCGACTGCTGTACCGCTACATCTACATACCGATCCTCGACGACAGCGCTGCCGAGGGCGACGAAACCTTCCAAGCCTTCCTCACCGACAACAACGGCGCCCCCATCAGCCGCGGCACCGCCACCATCACCATCAAAGACAACGACTGA
- a CDS encoding Fic family protein, giving the protein MAALAASLPQHPALVWCLNRSEGIATSDVEGVSTTLRSLSLLESLRAERDPDRQKRDRQALGAVRLAACAVAIGRKTTGPVRVSDLGEMHKQLFDGTTVLFKPGELRSDDIWIGPPGTAPAEALYVAPPAEHVPALCEDLMDYVSSNDLEHPLAKAAIAHLQFETIHPYPDGNGRVGRALIHCVLQRNWPTSTPVPVSAAIAEHKQDYFTALRPYQTYTGDSDSEVRDACAEASISFIADAAAVACDYAEAVGCAIADMLANWDSLGLRSHSAAAAILEAMATMPAASIAYLADATGRSPHSVRRGLRTLVSAGTVTESKDEDTGRRVFEIPELLHVVDHRQKLLQICWHSHQTGLGLSAADLAVQWRLATDKDAANLQLPAPRSRCSHIGERSKVQCIQMTGHAPPHRYT; this is encoded by the coding sequence ATGGCCGCACTGGCGGCCAGCCTGCCCCAGCATCCCGCCCTGGTGTGGTGCCTGAACCGCTCAGAGGGAATCGCGACCAGCGACGTGGAAGGAGTCTCCACGACGCTGCGGTCTTTGAGCCTGCTCGAATCTCTGCGAGCCGAACGCGACCCCGACCGCCAAAAGCGCGACAGGCAGGCCCTCGGAGCGGTCCGGCTCGCCGCCTGCGCTGTCGCAATCGGACGCAAAACAACAGGCCCTGTGCGCGTCTCCGACCTGGGCGAGATGCACAAGCAGCTATTCGACGGCACCACCGTGTTGTTCAAGCCGGGAGAACTGCGCAGCGACGACATCTGGATCGGACCGCCCGGGACCGCACCGGCCGAAGCGCTGTACGTCGCGCCGCCGGCAGAACATGTGCCCGCTCTCTGCGAGGACTTGATGGACTACGTGTCGTCAAACGACCTCGAGCATCCCCTGGCCAAAGCCGCAATCGCCCACCTTCAGTTCGAGACGATCCACCCATACCCCGACGGGAACGGCCGCGTCGGCAGGGCGCTGATCCACTGCGTGCTGCAACGCAACTGGCCGACATCGACGCCCGTGCCGGTCTCGGCCGCCATCGCCGAGCACAAGCAGGACTACTTCACAGCACTGCGGCCCTACCAGACCTACACGGGCGACAGCGACAGCGAGGTGCGCGACGCCTGCGCAGAGGCATCGATCTCATTCATCGCCGACGCGGCCGCCGTAGCCTGCGACTACGCCGAAGCCGTCGGCTGCGCCATAGCGGACATGCTGGCCAACTGGGACAGCCTGGGCCTGAGATCGCACTCGGCGGCAGCGGCCATCCTAGAAGCGATGGCCACCATGCCAGCCGCAAGCATCGCCTACCTCGCCGACGCGACCGGCCGCAGCCCCCACTCGGTGAGGCGGGGCCTCCGCACCCTTGTCTCAGCAGGAACAGTGACCGAATCAAAGGACGAGGACACAGGACGCAGAGTGTTCGAAATACCCGAGCTGCTACACGTCGTCGACCACCGCCAGAAACTCTTGCAGATCTGCTGGCACTCGCACCAAACAGGACTAGGGCTCTCAGCAGCCGACCTCGCCGTCCAATGGCGTCTCGCCACCGACAAAGACGCCGCAAACCTGCAACTGCCGGCGCCGCGGAGCCGGTGCTCCCATATCGGAGAGCGCAGCAAAGTCCAGTGCATCCAGATGACAGGCCACGCGCCCCCCCACCGCTACACCTAG